A window from Candidatus Thermoplasmatota archaeon encodes these proteins:
- a CDS encoding MFS transporter: MLSSFFAPFMASSINVALPSIADEFEMDAVLLTWVATSYLLSAAVFMVPFGKLADIHGRKRVFILGMWVVGIASVLCAIAPSSWILIGARIFQGLGSAMVFGTSIALLTSVYPPQERGKVLGLTVAVTYVGLSVGPSFGGFLTGILGWRSIFVFILPFAATVIIVASRRLKGEWADAKGEAFDFGGSVIYALSLTGVILGFSFLPDLLGVTISLAGVAGMGVFVYWESRFQNPVLDMALFRRNKAFAFSNMAALINYSATFAVTFLMSLYLQYVKELTPEEAGLILVAQPVVMAAFSPLAGRLSDIVEPQIISSIGMAISAVGLVLLSFTAEETSLWVIIASLAVLGFGFALFSSPNMNAIMSSVEKKSYGVASSTVGTMRLVGQVLSLGIATLFISLYIGSTDLTHELAPEFLKSFRLSFTIFAAMCFVGVFASLARGKVRRDSPNGL; the protein is encoded by the coding sequence ATGTTGAGCTCGTTCTTCGCACCCTTCATGGCGTCTTCAATCAATGTGGCGTTGCCTTCGATCGCGGACGAATTCGAGATGGACGCCGTTCTGCTGACCTGGGTGGCTACATCGTACCTTCTCTCGGCCGCTGTTTTCATGGTTCCCTTCGGAAAGCTGGCCGACATCCACGGTCGAAAGAGGGTGTTTATTCTCGGGATGTGGGTTGTCGGAATCGCCAGCGTCCTATGTGCCATCGCGCCGTCCTCATGGATTCTCATCGGAGCTCGCATCTTTCAGGGCCTCGGAAGCGCCATGGTTTTCGGGACCTCAATCGCCCTCCTCACATCGGTCTACCCTCCTCAAGAGAGAGGAAAGGTATTGGGGCTCACCGTCGCGGTGACATATGTGGGACTGTCTGTTGGCCCGTCTTTCGGAGGGTTCCTGACTGGCATTCTCGGATGGAGGAGCATATTCGTGTTCATACTCCCGTTCGCGGCGACTGTGATAATCGTGGCCTCCAGGCGACTGAAAGGGGAGTGGGCGGACGCAAAGGGTGAGGCCTTTGATTTTGGAGGGTCCGTCATTTACGCGTTATCACTCACGGGAGTGATACTCGGATTCTCCTTTCTTCCGGACCTTCTTGGCGTGACCATTTCCTTGGCAGGGGTCGCTGGCATGGGTGTGTTTGTGTACTGGGAGTCTCGGTTCCAGAACCCGGTCCTGGACATGGCCCTCTTCAGGCGCAACAAGGCTTTCGCTTTCTCCAACATGGCAGCCCTGATAAACTATAGCGCGACCTTTGCGGTCACATTCCTGATGAGCCTGTACCTGCAATATGTGAAGGAACTCACGCCGGAGGAGGCAGGCCTCATACTCGTTGCCCAGCCGGTCGTTATGGCTGCTTTCTCACCGCTGGCGGGAAGGCTCTCCGACATCGTCGAGCCGCAGATCATCTCATCCATCGGCATGGCTATCAGCGCAGTCGGCCTAGTGCTGCTTTCCTTCACGGCAGAGGAAACCTCCCTCTGGGTCATCATCGCTTCGCTCGCTGTCCTCGGGTTCGGTTTTGCTCTCTTCTCGTCCCCGAACATGAACGCGATCATGAGCTCTGTCGAGAAGAAATCCTATGGAGTGGCTTCGTCGACCGTGGGAACCATGAGGTTGGTTGGCCAGGTACTCAGCCTGGGAATAGCCACGCTCTTCATCTCCCTATATATCGGGAGCACGGACCTGACGCACGAGTTGGCGCCAGAGTTCCTCAAGAGCTTCCGGCTTTCATTCACGATCTTCGCTGCCATGTGCTTTGTCGGAGTGTTCGCCTCACTGGCTAGGGGAAAGGTGCGAAGGGATTCTCCCAACGGCCTCTGA
- a CDS encoding DUF4910 domain-containing protein, translating to MDFSKAVKEELSGSIARSYVTQISRFHRIQGSTMYHDAAEYVRSEARGLGLKDARIERFVADGKCRYWTYLSPVGWTVRRAELRILEPENRLLARYEDIPQSLHTFSNGTPKDGITAGLVDVGSGMRSEDYKDKSVKGKIVLATGRADRVHEEAVFKRGAAGVITDSIAIELPHVRETLDLPDAHSYNGIWPKGKEIKKTRFGFSISRRQGTQIRKFLSSGKKVKLLASVDAKLFSGWEEVVTATIPGTAKSKDEVFVIAHLCHPKPSANDNASGSGTLLEIARTIMRLIESGKINRPLRTIRFLWVPETLGTVAYLERHTDAHDRFVAGVNLDMVGQDQELCGSTLNLTRTPDSLPSYLNDFVLSLIEQSITVYDKGTAHGSASTFRYASTTFSAGSDHAEFDDTTVAVPCVSMTQWPDLFYHTSEDTIDKVSEDSLKRVGWITTMAALMLANADRTTAYRFASKTVAKGLSRISEEGHAAAEELFKKSQEHTIKNKPSELARSAEYHSNRLQHVIWREQQAVRSVNRLTDDPELDAVVERHCRDIMNHGRKELTKLAEAAEFVARTAAMKIPSRLKKTKADKEAKRLVPKRMFKGTLNLEILMETLSEKEYDWYRHLDEGDYNSGNKMYELLNFMDGKKSLHEIVKAVSSEYTPMDMEMALRFVRDLKSSKLVKFV from the coding sequence ATGGATTTCAGCAAGGCAGTCAAGGAGGAGCTCTCCGGGAGCATCGCGAGATCGTATGTCACCCAGATCTCAAGGTTCCACAGGATCCAGGGGTCGACGATGTATCACGACGCTGCAGAATACGTTCGTAGCGAAGCGAGAGGGCTAGGGCTCAAGGATGCGCGAATTGAACGGTTCGTTGCTGATGGCAAGTGCCGATACTGGACGTATCTTTCTCCGGTCGGATGGACAGTCAGACGCGCAGAGCTAAGGATCCTGGAGCCTGAGAACAGGCTTCTTGCAAGGTACGAGGACATCCCTCAGAGCCTTCACACTTTCAGCAACGGTACTCCGAAGGACGGGATCACAGCCGGGCTCGTCGATGTTGGATCCGGCATGAGATCTGAGGACTACAAAGACAAGAGCGTGAAAGGGAAGATCGTCCTCGCGACCGGCAGAGCAGATAGAGTACATGAGGAAGCGGTTTTCAAACGTGGGGCAGCGGGCGTGATCACCGACTCAATCGCGATCGAACTACCACATGTCAGGGAGACTCTTGACCTCCCGGACGCGCACTCCTACAACGGCATCTGGCCCAAGGGAAAGGAGATCAAGAAGACCAGGTTCGGATTCTCGATATCCAGACGCCAAGGAACCCAGATTCGCAAGTTCCTCTCAAGCGGCAAGAAGGTCAAGCTTCTTGCCAGTGTCGACGCGAAGCTGTTCTCTGGCTGGGAGGAGGTTGTGACCGCGACCATACCCGGAACCGCCAAATCGAAGGATGAGGTGTTCGTCATCGCCCACCTTTGCCATCCAAAACCCAGCGCAAACGACAATGCGTCTGGAAGCGGAACGCTCCTAGAGATTGCGAGGACGATCATGCGTCTTATCGAGTCTGGGAAGATCAACAGGCCCTTGAGAACAATCAGATTCCTCTGGGTCCCGGAAACACTCGGCACCGTAGCCTACCTGGAACGGCATACTGACGCGCATGACAGGTTCGTTGCGGGCGTTAACCTCGACATGGTCGGTCAGGACCAGGAGCTCTGCGGATCGACCCTGAATCTGACCCGTACGCCTGACTCGTTGCCATCGTACCTGAACGATTTCGTTCTCTCGCTGATAGAGCAATCGATCACGGTGTACGACAAGGGGACAGCACACGGCTCAGCTAGCACTTTCCGATACGCTAGCACAACGTTCAGCGCCGGCAGCGACCACGCGGAGTTCGACGATACGACCGTAGCGGTCCCGTGCGTAAGCATGACCCAGTGGCCCGACCTGTTCTACCACACGAGCGAGGACACGATCGACAAGGTGAGCGAAGACAGCCTGAAGAGAGTCGGATGGATAACCACTATGGCTGCGCTCATGCTGGCAAATGCAGACAGGACAACGGCGTACAGGTTCGCGAGCAAGACGGTGGCAAAGGGCCTGAGCAGGATCTCTGAGGAAGGCCACGCTGCTGCAGAGGAGCTTTTCAAGAAGAGCCAAGAACACACGATCAAGAACAAGCCCTCAGAGCTGGCGAGATCCGCAGAGTACCACAGCAACAGGCTGCAGCATGTGATCTGGCGCGAACAGCAGGCTGTCAGATCAGTGAACAGGCTGACCGATGACCCGGAGCTCGATGCTGTTGTGGAACGACATTGCAGGGACATCATGAATCACGGCCGGAAGGAGCTTACGAAACTGGCAGAGGCGGCTGAATTCGTCGCCAGGACCGCGGCAATGAAGATTCCATCGAGACTGAAGAAGACAAAAGCTGACAAAGAGGCGAAGAGACTGGTCCCGAAAAGGATGTTCAAGGGGACTCTGAATCTCGAAATACTCATGGAAACGCTGAGCGAGAAGGAGTATGACTGGTACCGCCATCTTGACGAGGGCGACTACAACTCCGGCAACAAGATGTACGAGCTGCTCAATTTCATGGACGGGAAGAAATCGCTTCATGAGATCGTCAAGGCGGTCTCGTCAGAGTATACACCGATGGACATGGAGATGGCGCTTAGGTTCGTAAGGGACCTGAAGAGCAGCAAGCTCGTGAAGTTCGTCTGA
- the msrB gene encoding peptide-methionine (R)-S-oxide reductase MsrB: MIKIKKTDEEWKKTLTPDQFRVLRQKATERPFTGEYVDNKKEGVYKCAACGNELFISETKFDAGCGWPSFYAPKDEEKMEFKLDLSLFMRRTEVLCSKCGSHLGHLFDDGPAPTGQRYCINSAALKFEEEKDK, translated from the coding sequence ATGATCAAGATCAAGAAGACCGACGAGGAATGGAAGAAGACATTGACTCCAGACCAATTCAGAGTCCTAAGGCAGAAGGCGACCGAGAGACCCTTCACTGGTGAGTATGTGGACAACAAGAAGGAAGGGGTCTACAAGTGCGCCGCCTGCGGAAACGAGCTTTTCATATCCGAAACGAAGTTCGATGCAGGCTGCGGCTGGCCTAGCTTCTACGCACCCAAAGACGAAGAGAAGATGGAGTTCAAGCTCGACTTGAGTCTATTCATGAGAAGAACCGAAGTACTGTGCAGCAAATGCGGAAGTCACCTCGGACACCTGTTCGACGACGGGCCAGCTCCGACAGGACAGAGATACTGCATCAACTCTGCAGCGCTCAAGTTCGAAGAGGAAAAGGACAAGTGA
- a CDS encoding nitroreductase family protein: MEVFEAIERRRSVRAYDSRPVPDDVLMKVLETGRIAPSASNIQPWHFIVVKDPERRKALSDGKWAKFLTESPVVIVGCGNKKKSPGWNVIDVTIAMQQMVIAATAEGLGTCWIGSFYENRVRKALKVPEELRIVAMLAVGYTREKLDLTAKVARSRNRKKMDEILSYEEFGMNKN; encoded by the coding sequence TTGGAAGTCTTCGAGGCGATTGAGAGGAGAAGGTCAGTGAGAGCGTATGATTCCCGGCCGGTGCCGGACGATGTCCTGATGAAGGTACTTGAGACGGGAAGGATCGCTCCGTCTGCCTCCAACATACAGCCGTGGCATTTCATCGTGGTCAAAGACCCTGAGAGGCGGAAGGCGCTATCGGACGGGAAATGGGCGAAGTTCCTCACAGAATCACCTGTCGTCATAGTCGGGTGCGGGAACAAGAAGAAATCTCCTGGATGGAATGTGATCGATGTGACGATCGCGATGCAGCAGATGGTCATCGCTGCGACTGCGGAAGGTCTGGGCACATGCTGGATAGGCAGCTTCTACGAGAATAGGGTAAGGAAGGCTCTCAAGGTTCCTGAGGAGCTCAGAATCGTCGCCATGCTCGCGGTCGGATACACTAGAGAGAAGCTGGACCTCACCGCGAAAGTCGCGAGATCGCGCAACAGGAAGAAGATGGACGAGATCCTGAGCTACGAGGAATTCGGGATGAACAAGAACTGA
- the msrA gene encoding peptide-methionine (S)-S-oxide reductase MsrA — protein MTERATFAAGCFWRVEEAFRKVNGVRSTTVGYTGGTTRNPTYEEVCTDKTSHAEVVQVEYDPSVVSYEDLLKVFWESHDPTTPNRQGPDFGSQYRSAIFYHDEKQKTAAIASRDKLQSSDRFNKKRIVTEIVTAKEFYRAEDYHQQYLQKRGLAHCRLC, from the coding sequence ATGACTGAGCGAGCCACGTTCGCAGCGGGCTGTTTCTGGAGAGTCGAAGAGGCTTTTCGAAAGGTCAACGGGGTCAGGTCGACGACCGTTGGATACACAGGAGGGACCACAAGGAATCCAACCTACGAGGAAGTGTGCACGGACAAGACGAGCCATGCAGAGGTCGTGCAGGTGGAATACGACCCATCAGTGGTGTCATATGAGGACCTGCTCAAGGTCTTCTGGGAGTCGCACGACCCCACAACACCGAACCGGCAGGGCCCCGACTTCGGCTCGCAGTACAGGTCAGCCATATTCTACCATGACGAAAAGCAGAAGACAGCCGCCATAGCCTCCCGGGACAAACTCCAGAGCTCGGACCGGTTCAATAAGAAGCGCATCGTTACGGAAATCGTGACCGCAAAGGAGTTTTACCGGGCGGAGGATTATCATCAGCAATATCTGCAGAAGCGCGGCCTTGCTCATTGCCGCCTCTGCTGA
- a CDS encoding amidinotransferase, with amino-acid sequence MIEPKRAIVREPGKNYTQCISCHRLRDTIDMVLVREQHARYRKTLTDLGLEIISVPPDDGHADACFVEDNAVVHGKKSLICRMGAESRRGEESAIEEVLKQYVRTKRATTPATVEGGDVVHFNDRLLSGVSERTNQEGVSQMRKWLEVRVDTIVDPGIMHLKNYVTSLGRDTVISTQRYAKHVALRDLSAIIVPEDEEYAADTLTVGDTVIMPAGRPRALELVCKAGFKVVSMDMSEFEKCGGALTCLSLLL; translated from the coding sequence ATGATAGAACCGAAACGCGCGATTGTCCGTGAACCAGGGAAGAACTACACACAGTGCATTTCCTGTCATCGCTTGAGAGACACCATAGATATGGTTCTTGTCAGAGAGCAGCACGCCCGTTACAGAAAGACACTCACTGACCTGGGCCTGGAAATCATATCCGTCCCGCCGGACGACGGGCACGCGGATGCGTGCTTTGTGGAGGACAATGCTGTAGTCCACGGCAAGAAGTCGTTGATCTGCCGTATGGGGGCAGAGAGCAGGCGCGGAGAGGAGAGCGCTATCGAGGAGGTCCTGAAGCAGTATGTCAGAACGAAACGGGCGACGACTCCCGCGACTGTCGAAGGCGGGGATGTTGTGCACTTCAACGATCGGCTGCTTAGCGGTGTCAGCGAGCGAACGAACCAGGAAGGCGTTTCACAGATGAGAAAATGGCTCGAGGTCAGAGTTGATACGATTGTGGACCCCGGGATCATGCACCTGAAGAACTACGTTACGTCATTGGGCAGGGACACGGTGATATCGACACAGAGATACGCCAAGCACGTCGCACTTAGGGATCTGTCTGCAATCATAGTCCCCGAGGACGAGGAGTACGCAGCCGACACGCTCACAGTCGGAGATACGGTGATCATGCCCGCGGGCCGCCCGCGTGCGCTGGAGCTAGTCTGCAAAGCTGGGTTCAAAGTCGTCTCAATGGACATGAGCGAATTCGAGAAATGCGGTGGAGCTTTGACATGCTTGTCGCTTCTTCTGTAG
- a CDS encoding zinc-ribbon domain-containing protein gives MVATRCPHCGAHNEHKDSYCARCGMELYHHEEANGWVKH, from the coding sequence GTGGTTGCTACGAGATGCCCTCATTGTGGAGCTCACAACGAACACAAGGACAGTTATTGCGCACGTTGCGGTATGGAACTCTACCATCACGAAGAGGCCAACGGCTGGGTGAAGCACTAG
- a CDS encoding monomethylamine:corrinoid methyltransferase yields MVQILDVMEKALTGLPLSENDYQLRRFAPKVQEKVREFKIRYDPENPVPSDNSLADDLFEAGLELLVDVGAYCIDSGRVISFTESEVRTALRNAPDRLEMGEGKDRKTFMPRKIGDRTKPWCLLGAAGGAVSGDEAFATLMEGYAEIPEVDAITTPALTRVGGMRIRPRSPLEVLGAMRSAALGREACNRAGRQGIPFMNTLSTAESAIALAAAMHPKYGLRPSDGFMIASMDPMKIDFDRLNKVTVALSMGAPIGMDFAPLMGGYSGGPEGTAVTTVASHMMGLLTLQTSYLIPFPLHLKYVSNSSRDMLWIISAMGQAISRNTHLLSLSLNYTAAGPATPMVLQETSASAISAVASGLSVESVGAAQNKYEDRMSPVEPRISGEVAHAVAGIKLQEANEIVKSLLKKYEKKLPNPPLGKTLWECWDSEKRRPTKEHSAVVRKFKKEMLDLGVELRPEE; encoded by the coding sequence ATGGTACAGATACTCGATGTCATGGAGAAGGCCTTGACAGGTCTGCCTCTGAGCGAAAACGACTACCAGCTCAGGAGGTTCGCCCCGAAGGTCCAGGAGAAAGTCAGGGAATTCAAGATCAGGTACGACCCAGAGAACCCGGTCCCGAGCGACAACTCCCTCGCGGACGATCTCTTCGAGGCCGGTTTGGAGCTGTTGGTTGATGTGGGCGCTTATTGCATAGACAGCGGTAGAGTGATCTCGTTCACCGAATCGGAGGTAAGGACCGCTCTCAGGAACGCTCCTGACAGACTCGAGATGGGCGAGGGTAAGGATAGGAAGACCTTCATGCCAAGGAAGATCGGGGACAGGACGAAGCCATGGTGCCTATTGGGCGCCGCCGGAGGAGCGGTCTCCGGTGATGAGGCGTTCGCGACTCTAATGGAAGGTTACGCTGAGATACCCGAGGTCGATGCCATCACGACGCCAGCCTTGACGCGCGTGGGCGGAATGAGGATCAGGCCGAGGTCTCCCCTTGAGGTTCTGGGCGCAATGAGGAGCGCAGCGCTGGGCCGGGAAGCGTGCAACAGAGCAGGCAGACAGGGCATTCCGTTCATGAACACTCTCTCCACAGCGGAATCCGCCATCGCTCTTGCGGCTGCGATGCATCCCAAGTACGGCCTGAGGCCATCGGACGGCTTCATGATTGCGAGCATGGACCCGATGAAGATAGATTTCGACAGGCTGAACAAGGTCACGGTGGCCTTGTCGATGGGTGCTCCAATCGGCATGGATTTCGCCCCTCTCATGGGTGGATATTCAGGCGGACCCGAGGGGACTGCCGTCACGACCGTCGCGAGCCATATGATGGGCCTACTGACCCTTCAGACGAGCTATCTGATACCGTTCCCGCTACATCTGAAGTACGTCTCGAACAGCAGCAGGGACATGCTTTGGATCATAAGCGCGATGGGCCAGGCGATCAGCAGGAACACCCACCTGCTCAGCCTGAGCCTGAACTACACAGCTGCGGGTCCGGCCACGCCCATGGTCCTTCAGGAGACCTCGGCTTCTGCGATTTCGGCAGTAGCATCTGGGCTCTCAGTCGAGTCAGTAGGCGCGGCGCAGAACAAATACGAGGACAGGATGTCGCCTGTCGAGCCAAGAATCTCTGGCGAGGTGGCGCACGCAGTTGCGGGGATCAAGCTGCAAGAGGCAAATGAGATTGTCAAAAGCCTATTGAAGAAGTACGAGAAGAAGCTCCCGAATCCACCTCTGGGAAAGACGCTCTGGGAGTGCTGGGATTCTGAGAAGCGGAGGCCCACCAAGGAGCATAGCGCGGTCGTGAGGAAGTTCAAGAAGGAGATGCTGGACCTAGGAGTGGAGCTGAGGCCTGAGGAATAG
- a CDS encoding threonine/serine dehydratase, with protein sequence MVSTTAVDVLKARRVLTGLVNRTPLTHSKALSDISGAEIYLKWENLQMTGSYKPRGALFRMSLLTPEERNGGVVTASAGNWALGVALGARNLGIKATICVPANTPRVKVERCRALGAEIVLHGRYFDEAYTYCQELAKKSSRPYLSGTDDYNVFAGHGTVGHEILEDLPDVETILCPVGGGGLLTGTAVWAKTVNPKIRIVGAQSTAAHTLHECFRAGKLVEVPVPPTICEGLVGGITQLNLDLALKWFDDIVLADEEKLKSAILWLLKNERQVVEGSAVVGPAAIMQGKIKLEKGEKVAVVISGGNIDMETLGLPS encoded by the coding sequence ATGGTGAGCACAACAGCGGTCGACGTCTTGAAGGCGAGGAGGGTTTTGACTGGCCTAGTCAACAGGACCCCGCTGACTCACTCGAAGGCGCTGAGCGATATCAGCGGAGCCGAGATATATCTGAAGTGGGAGAACCTGCAGATGACAGGATCGTACAAACCCCGCGGAGCGCTCTTTAGGATGAGTCTGCTTACACCCGAGGAGAGGAATGGAGGCGTTGTCACCGCCTCCGCAGGCAACTGGGCGCTAGGAGTCGCACTAGGGGCGAGGAACCTTGGCATCAAGGCAACGATATGCGTTCCTGCAAACACTCCAAGAGTCAAGGTCGAGAGATGCAGGGCGCTCGGAGCCGAGATCGTTCTACACGGCAGATACTTCGATGAGGCGTATACGTATTGTCAGGAGCTGGCCAAGAAGAGCAGCAGGCCGTACTTGTCCGGGACAGATGACTACAACGTGTTCGCCGGCCATGGGACTGTCGGTCACGAGATACTCGAAGACCTGCCTGATGTCGAGACCATCCTGTGTCCCGTAGGGGGAGGGGGTCTCCTTACAGGCACCGCAGTCTGGGCAAAGACCGTCAATCCGAAAATCAGGATCGTGGGGGCGCAGTCGACCGCTGCCCATACTTTGCACGAATGCTTCAGAGCAGGAAAGCTCGTCGAGGTCCCTGTACCTCCGACGATCTGTGAGGGACTGGTAGGCGGCATAACGCAGCTCAATCTAGATCTAGCCCTTAAGTGGTTCGACGACATCGTTCTCGCTGATGAGGAGAAGCTGAAAAGCGCGATTCTGTGGCTGCTGAAGAACGAGCGTCAGGTGGTCGAAGGTTCCGCTGTGGTCGGGCCGGCGGCGATAATGCAAGGGAAGATCAAGCTAGAAAAAGGAGAGAAGGTGGCCGTTGTAATCTCGGGCGGTAACATCGACATGGAGACGCTTGGCCTACCGTCATGA
- the heR gene encoding heliorhodopsin HeR, translating to MLRSGNMADATEEVKFEKLKRFNLVMGFLHLFQGGLMLWLSNKYSVPVKETLLGYDAVNQAFTTVTNTIINLRLGPMIAMFLFVSAIAHFSVSTYGYSWYVRNLKRGINYARWYEYAISSSIMIVVIAALCGIYELSSLILIFALNATMNLFGLMMELHNQTTKKTNWTAFIFGSFAGLICWIVLGLYFFGALLTASDAVPTFVYFIFVSLAIFFNIFAINMILQYRGKGRWKDYLFGERVYIILSLTAKSALAWQVFGGTLR from the coding sequence ATGCTGAGGAGTGGCAATATGGCAGATGCAACGGAAGAAGTCAAGTTCGAAAAGCTGAAGAGGTTCAACCTTGTGATGGGGTTTCTCCACCTGTTTCAAGGTGGCTTGATGCTCTGGTTGAGCAACAAGTACTCGGTGCCGGTCAAAGAGACCCTGCTTGGCTATGACGCCGTGAATCAGGCCTTCACCACGGTGACGAACACGATCATCAACCTGAGACTCGGACCGATGATTGCCATGTTTCTGTTCGTTTCCGCGATTGCTCACTTCTCGGTGTCCACGTACGGTTACTCTTGGTACGTGCGGAATCTGAAGAGGGGCATCAACTATGCAAGATGGTACGAATACGCCATCAGCTCATCCATCATGATAGTGGTCATCGCGGCCCTGTGCGGCATCTACGAGCTTTCGAGCCTCATACTGATCTTCGCGCTCAACGCCACCATGAACCTGTTCGGACTCATGATGGAACTACACAACCAGACAACGAAAAAGACCAACTGGACGGCTTTTATCTTCGGTTCGTTCGCGGGACTCATATGCTGGATCGTTCTGGGCCTGTACTTCTTTGGGGCGCTTCTGACCGCGTCAGATGCGGTTCCGACATTCGTGTACTTCATCTTCGTGTCCCTCGCGATATTCTTCAACATCTTCGCCATCAACATGATCCTGCAGTACAGAGGAAAGGGCAGATGGAAGGACTACCTGTTCGGCGAGAGAGTGTACATCATCCTAAGCCTCACGGCAAAGAGCGCCCTCGCGTGGCAGGTGTTCGGCGGAACTTTGAGATGA
- a CDS encoding trimethylamine methyltransferase family protein produces the protein MVSGKSMVRILDKSDLEAVHGATMRVLDDVGVKIDSPETLDLLVKNGFEVDRKSKIVRMPESKVMEAVNSCRKNFKWHARNEKHSIDFVDGRTKFGPGAQCLYYINLIPSA, from the coding sequence TTGGTCTCTGGGAAGAGCATGGTGAGGATTCTTGACAAGAGCGATCTGGAAGCGGTCCACGGAGCCACAATGAGAGTCCTGGACGATGTTGGAGTGAAGATCGATTCCCCCGAAACCCTCGACCTCCTAGTGAAGAACGGGTTCGAGGTCGACAGGAAGTCCAAGATCGTGAGAATGCCGGAGTCAAAAGTCATGGAAGCAGTCAATAGCTGCAGAAAGAACTTCAAATGGCACGCTCGCAACGAGAAGCATTCTATCGACTTTGTGGACGGAAGGACCAAGTTCGGTCCTGGAGCGCAGTGCCTGTACTACATCAACCTGATACCGAGCGCGTGA
- a CDS encoding trimethylamine methyltransferase family protein, which translates to MPVLHQPDTERVRAATLQDGISICRLLDALDSSALGYIPVYPSDVPVPAMSVVMWAAGLVNSSKPAFGGGGGESEFELMLRIADIFLGDRELLRTKPMFPGYIDPISPLGHDQGMLETLLRYSEWDLPMFIMVMALAGGTAPASLAGLLVQQNAEILSSAVIAKCVTKAPKIVYGSVSCPLDMRSGIASTGSPEFSLIGVGSVQMAKFYGLPSDIGVQSDSKTVDAQTSYEKMQAALMATMSGADFAELFLGSTETFNAYSLVQLMIDDEIASYVQRISDGIEVNEETLSVDVIAKTGPLGNYLKHPRTMKQFKREHSQARLSDRTTRRHWTAGGAKDVKERARERAANLLRSHTPDPLEPDMKKSLNGLIREYTKDYDVDKLGGSSPQARSESSCS; encoded by the coding sequence GTGCCTGTACTACATCAACCTGATACCGAGCGCGTGAGGGCGGCCACTCTTCAGGATGGCATCAGTATCTGCAGACTCTTGGACGCGCTCGACTCGTCTGCCCTGGGCTACATCCCTGTGTATCCGAGCGATGTCCCCGTCCCAGCAATGAGCGTCGTCATGTGGGCCGCGGGCCTCGTGAACTCATCCAAACCTGCCTTTGGCGGCGGGGGAGGTGAATCCGAGTTCGAGTTGATGTTGCGGATCGCAGACATATTCCTAGGGGACCGGGAGCTTCTGAGGACGAAGCCGATGTTCCCCGGATACATCGACCCGATAAGTCCGCTCGGACACGATCAGGGAATGCTCGAGACGCTCCTCCGGTACTCCGAATGGGATCTTCCGATGTTCATAATGGTCATGGCCCTTGCCGGCGGGACAGCTCCCGCATCTCTTGCCGGTCTTCTAGTGCAGCAGAACGCAGAGATCCTGAGCTCAGCAGTGATAGCCAAGTGCGTCACGAAGGCTCCAAAGATCGTCTACGGCTCTGTATCCTGCCCTCTGGACATGAGGTCGGGCATTGCGTCGACGGGCTCTCCTGAGTTCTCTCTCATAGGCGTCGGATCCGTCCAGATGGCCAAGTTCTACGGGCTTCCGAGCGACATTGGGGTTCAGAGCGATTCGAAGACTGTGGACGCACAGACATCCTATGAGAAGATGCAGGCCGCGCTGATGGCGACCATGTCCGGTGCCGATTTCGCAGAGCTTTTCCTCGGCTCGACCGAGACCTTCAACGCATATTCGCTGGTCCAGCTCATGATCGATGACGAGATAGCCTCATATGTCCAGCGGATCTCCGACGGGATCGAGGTCAATGAAGAGACGTTGTCAGTGGACGTTATCGCAAAGACGGGCCCTCTCGGGAACTACCTGAAGCACCCTAGGACCATGAAGCAGTTCAAACGGGAGCATTCGCAGGCGAGGCTCTCTGATAGGACCACCAGACGACACTGGACCGCTGGCGGAGCCAAGGATGTCAAGGAACGTGCAAGGGAGCGCGCGGCTAACCTGTTGAGATCTCATACGCCTGACCCACTCGAGCCAGATATGAAGAAGAGCCTGAATGGCCTGATCAGGGAGTACACCAAGGACTACGATGTGGACAAGCTTGGCGGCTCAAGTCCCCAGGCCAGGTCAGAATCGTCCTGCTCTTGA